A single Tenacibaculum sp. Bg11-29 DNA region contains:
- a CDS encoding TonB-dependent receptor domain-containing protein: MCFSLSIFAQNTTIKGKVTDNETQLTISNVRVTANKIIKGTTNENGDFSIAPDKLPVRLTFSLQGYRPKTIVVKKNTSNLNIALEKQFTALSEIVINSKNDKKLGVQKVSKISLQLRPINSAHDFLKTVPGLFIAQHAGGGKAEQIFLRGFDNDHGTDFAVLVDDIGINLSSHAHGQGYADLHFLIPETVQTADYYKGPHETSLGNFAVSGAAKFTSKETLHRNTVKLEYGQYDFVRALAMVSLIDKNKESAYIAIEGTYNNSFFESNQNLRRLNTFAKYTVALSNKHKLKTSISTFHSDWNASGQIPLRAVKSGLINRFGAIDDKEGGDTKRIHFNVQLSSRLSESTQLTNQLYYVSNKYNLFSNFSFYQNNPVNGDMIHQQEDRKTYTYKGNISIKNILQIPNSTTTFGWSVEHNNNNIGLNNAVGRTLATPINEFDIKETNVALFLKERIQITNKLTALAGIRADYFNFNVTELVPIPSEGNTTALRISPKFSLFYDATKNIQFYAKASTGFHSNYANAAVKNKDINPLPKAVGYDIGTEFKIGKNFVGNLAGFYLQSDAEFVFSADGFEFENKGRSRRIGSEASFRYQPLPYLWLDTDLNYSFGTLLDAPKSDNKIPSAPRFTSTGGATLRLQNGINTSLRYRYLGERPLIEDESVTAQNYFITDLVINYTKPKYQIGLSIENLFDTAWREAVFYDSSQLQGETQPVDDIHFTPGTPFLTKLSLTYFF; encoded by the coding sequence ATGTGTTTTTCACTATCCATATTCGCACAAAACACCACAATTAAAGGTAAAGTAACTGATAACGAAACTCAGTTAACAATTTCAAATGTACGCGTAACAGCGAACAAAATTATTAAAGGAACAACCAATGAAAATGGTGATTTTTCTATAGCACCAGATAAATTACCTGTAAGATTAACTTTTTCTTTACAAGGCTACCGACCTAAAACAATTGTTGTTAAAAAAAACACTTCTAATTTAAATATTGCTTTAGAAAAACAATTTACAGCGCTTTCTGAAATTGTAATAAACTCTAAAAATGATAAAAAATTAGGCGTTCAAAAAGTTTCTAAAATATCTTTACAATTAAGACCTATAAACAGTGCACACGATTTTTTAAAAACAGTGCCTGGTTTATTTATTGCACAACATGCTGGTGGTGGAAAAGCAGAACAAATATTTCTTAGAGGTTTTGATAATGACCACGGAACTGATTTTGCTGTTTTGGTAGATGATATTGGTATTAATTTAAGTTCTCATGCACACGGACAAGGATATGCCGATTTGCATTTTTTAATTCCTGAAACTGTTCAAACGGCTGATTATTATAAAGGTCCGCATGAAACTTCATTAGGTAACTTTGCGGTTTCTGGTGCTGCCAAATTCACATCAAAAGAAACATTGCATCGCAATACTGTTAAATTAGAATACGGTCAGTACGACTTTGTAAGAGCTTTAGCAATGGTTTCACTTATAGATAAGAATAAAGAAAGTGCCTACATCGCTATTGAAGGAACTTATAACAATAGTTTTTTTGAAAGTAATCAAAACCTTAGAAGGCTAAATACTTTTGCAAAATATACGGTTGCGCTTTCTAATAAACATAAATTAAAAACGTCAATTTCTACTTTTCATAGCGACTGGAATGCTTCTGGACAAATACCACTTCGCGCTGTTAAAAGCGGACTTATAAATAGGTTTGGTGCTATTGATGATAAGGAAGGTGGTGATACTAAAAGAATTCATTTTAATGTACAATTAAGTTCTCGCCTTTCAGAGAGCACCCAACTTACCAATCAATTGTATTATGTTTCTAACAAATACAACTTATTTTCAAATTTTTCTTTTTATCAAAACAATCCTGTTAATGGTGACATGATTCACCAACAGGAAGATCGTAAAACATATACCTATAAAGGTAATATTTCAATAAAAAACATACTACAAATACCTAATAGCACCACCACTTTTGGTTGGTCGGTTGAACACAACAATAACAATATTGGTTTAAATAATGCTGTTGGACGCACATTAGCAACTCCTATAAATGAGTTTGATATTAAGGAAACAAATGTTGCATTATTTTTAAAAGAACGAATTCAAATAACAAATAAGCTAACAGCTTTAGCGGGTATTAGAGCCGATTATTTTAATTTTAATGTAACCGAATTAGTACCAATACCTAGTGAAGGAAATACGACTGCTTTAAGAATAAGTCCGAAATTTAGTTTGTTTTACGATGCTACTAAAAACATTCAATTTTATGCAAAAGCGAGTACTGGTTTTCACTCAAACTACGCAAATGCAGCTGTAAAAAATAAAGATATTAATCCTTTACCAAAAGCTGTTGGATATGATATTGGTACCGAATTTAAAATTGGGAAAAACTTTGTTGGTAATCTTGCTGGTTTTTATTTACAGAGTGATGCTGAATTTGTTTTTAGTGCTGATGGTTTTGAATTTGAAAATAAAGGAAGATCAAGACGAATTGGTAGCGAGGCTTCTTTTAGATACCAACCACTACCCTATTTATGGTTAGATACCGATTTAAATTATAGTTTCGGAACGTTATTAGATGCTCCTAAAAGTGATAATAAAATTCCGAGTGCACCTCGTTTTACCTCAACTGGTGGGGCTACTTTACGCTTACAAAACGGAATTAATACTTCATTACGCTATCGTTATTTAGGAGAACGACCATTAATTGAAGATGAATCTGTAACTGCTCAAAATTATTTTATTACCGATTTAGTTATCAACTATACAAAACCAAAATATCAAATAGGTTTATCAATAGAAAATCTTTTTGATACCGCATGGAGAGAAGCGGTGTTTTATGATTCATCGCAACTACAAGGAGAAACACAACCTGTTGACGATATTCATTTTACACCAGGTACTCCTTTTTTAACAAAATTAAGTCTAACATATTTCTTTTAA
- the cobA gene encoding uroporphyrinogen-III C-methyltransferase — MKKSISILGLGWLGLPLALELQKSGYTVNGSTSSLDRLTSLAKYSFHNCRIRIEADTIIGDWESFIHETATLIINFPPKRIDTIETIHPLQIKQIIKHTPKTTKVIFVSSTSVYQNTNSLVNEAINCIPEKASGTALIEAEQLLQQHFGSNLTVLRLAGLIGPKRHPGRFLANKKQLKNPNVPVNLIHQKDVIRLIATIINKDCFGEIINGCADVHPKRKDFYENAAIKLNMPAPIFETSAKESYKIVDNSKSKLVLNFTYQFSNPEWIFTKDYLPEIAIVGCGPGNKNLLTLKAFHAIENADIILHDNLISDEILAINTQAEHIYVGRKYGDKEDQETRQNNINSLMKKHCELGNKVVRVKSGDPYIYGRAAEEVRFLKQHDLPFTVVPGISAALAAASSVNIPITERRQSNAILICTAHTADYSTAQLKGIAEMLNAGNTLALYMGLKSLDKIIPKLIEVCKNTNIPINAISNVSRENEVLLSSTLGEIENDIKKQELQMPVVFLIGVKPIN; from the coding sequence ATGAAAAAAAGTATTTCAATACTAGGTTTAGGTTGGTTAGGTTTACCATTAGCTTTAGAACTTCAAAAAAGTGGCTATACAGTTAATGGAAGTACTTCTAGTTTAGATAGGTTAACATCATTAGCTAAATATTCTTTTCATAATTGTAGAATAAGAATTGAAGCAGATACTATCATAGGAGATTGGGAATCTTTTATTCATGAAACAGCAACACTAATTATCAATTTTCCGCCAAAACGAATTGATACTATTGAAACAATACACCCGCTACAGATTAAACAAATTATAAAGCATACGCCAAAAACTACAAAAGTAATTTTTGTTAGCTCAACGTCTGTTTATCAAAATACCAATAGCCTTGTAAACGAAGCTATAAACTGTATTCCTGAAAAAGCTTCTGGCACTGCACTAATAGAAGCAGAACAATTATTGCAACAACATTTTGGCAGCAACTTAACTGTTTTACGTTTGGCTGGTTTAATTGGCCCTAAACGTCACCCCGGCAGGTTTTTGGCAAACAAAAAACAATTAAAAAACCCTAACGTTCCTGTTAACCTTATTCATCAAAAAGATGTTATTCGGTTAATAGCAACTATTATAAATAAAGATTGTTTTGGTGAAATTATTAACGGTTGTGCTGATGTGCATCCTAAAAGAAAAGATTTTTATGAGAATGCAGCCATTAAATTAAATATGCCTGCTCCTATTTTTGAAACTAGCGCTAAGGAAAGTTATAAAATAGTTGATAATTCTAAATCTAAATTAGTACTAAATTTCACCTATCAATTCTCAAATCCTGAATGGATATTTACAAAAGACTATTTACCTGAAATAGCAATTGTAGGTTGTGGACCAGGTAATAAAAATCTATTAACCTTAAAAGCTTTTCACGCTATTGAAAATGCTGATATTATTTTACATGATAATTTAATTTCAGATGAAATATTAGCGATTAATACACAGGCTGAACATATTTATGTAGGTAGAAAATACGGAGACAAAGAAGATCAAGAAACACGTCAGAATAACATCAACTCACTAATGAAAAAACATTGTGAGCTAGGGAATAAAGTTGTTCGCGTAAAATCTGGAGATCCATATATCTATGGAAGAGCCGCTGAAGAAGTTCGCTTTTTAAAACAGCATGATTTACCCTTTACTGTTGTTCCAGGAATTTCTGCCGCCTTAGCCGCTGCTAGTTCTGTAAACATTCCTATTACTGAGAGAAGACAATCGAACGCTATTTTAATTTGTACAGCACATACTGCCGATTATTCAACCGCACAGCTTAAAGGAATCGCAGAAATGCTAAACGCTGGTAACACACTAGCACTTTACATGGGGCTAAAAAGTTTAGATAAAATTATTCCTAAGCTAATAGAAGTATGTAAAAACACAAACATTCCTATCAATGCAATTTCTAATGTTTCTAGAGAAAACGAAGTGTTACTCTCATCAACATTAGGCGAGATAGAAAACGATATAAAAAAACAAGAGCTACAAATGCCTGTAGTATTTTTAATAGGAGTAAAACCAATTAATTAA
- a CDS encoding PepSY domain-containing protein yields the protein MKKLITIHHYLGTFFFMLFLVWFLSGFVMMYKSFPFLGKEEKIQCKKETSLSTKQILPPATVFEKDTIETIHKLRINAILNNIVYHVETASGKVISRYAKNGEPINLTKNKALGIAKNATNLKYIAEVTIINEVDQWIPKSRFRKHLPVYKVKFTNRENTWVHVSSLTGEVLNITTSDDRFWAWVGAIPHWIYLKDIRIHRYFWKQLILWLAALGLLMTLTGIVTGLIRYKKKPKANFKRFKNKWYNLHYYFGLGFGLFICTWVFSGFMSMTPFNWVPSSSLNQQDKSIWQGQNFTLKSITNKDWTNFKEIASKSKFKEIHFSLFNDNIFFEKFNQNTIENHCITNSDYNTSNEQYIAKINEFNTKEKVTELVVLNDYDAYYYDRKNIKTLPVIKIITNKSNYYYINPKTNTVLLKSAPKNRTERWLYHGLHSLDFSFLSKNRPLWDIIMIFLLTGGTITCITATGLGIKFIKRKTRKHLKNK from the coding sequence TTGAAAAAACTTATAACTATACATCATTACTTAGGCACATTTTTTTTTATGCTATTCCTTGTTTGGTTTCTTTCAGGGTTTGTAATGATGTATAAAAGTTTTCCTTTTTTGGGTAAAGAAGAAAAAATACAATGTAAAAAAGAAACAAGCTTAAGTACTAAACAAATACTACCTCCTGCTACTGTATTCGAGAAAGACACTATAGAAACGATACACAAATTAAGAATTAACGCAATTCTTAACAATATTGTTTATCATGTAGAAACTGCTTCGGGTAAAGTTATTTCGAGGTATGCGAAGAATGGAGAACCTATAAATCTTACTAAAAATAAAGCCTTAGGCATTGCGAAAAACGCTACCAATTTAAAGTACATAGCCGAGGTTACTATTATTAATGAAGTAGATCAATGGATTCCAAAATCTAGATTTAGGAAACATTTACCTGTTTATAAAGTAAAGTTTACAAACCGAGAAAACACATGGGTACATGTATCTTCTCTTACTGGTGAGGTTTTAAATATTACAACTTCTGATGATCGGTTTTGGGCTTGGGTTGGTGCCATACCGCATTGGATTTATTTAAAAGACATACGTATACATCGTTATTTTTGGAAACAACTTATTTTATGGTTGGCTGCATTAGGTTTACTAATGACGCTTACCGGAATTGTTACAGGGTTAATACGCTATAAGAAGAAACCCAAAGCGAATTTTAAAAGGTTTAAAAATAAATGGTATAACCTGCATTATTATTTTGGTTTAGGTTTTGGCTTGTTTATTTGCACCTGGGTATTTAGTGGTTTTATGAGTATGACTCCTTTTAATTGGGTGCCTAGCTCCTCTTTAAACCAACAGGATAAAAGTATTTGGCAAGGGCAAAATTTTACACTAAAAAGTATTACGAATAAAGATTGGACTAATTTTAAAGAGATAGCCTCTAAATCAAAATTTAAAGAGATCCATTTTTCTTTATTTAATGATAATATCTTTTTTGAAAAATTCAACCAAAATACGATTGAAAATCATTGCATAACAAATAGTGATTATAATACCTCAAACGAGCAATACATTGCTAAAATAAACGAATTTAATACCAAAGAAAAAGTAACGGAATTAGTGGTACTTAACGACTATGATGCCTATTATTATGATCGAAAAAATATAAAAACATTACCTGTTATTAAAATTATTACCAATAAGAGCAACTACTATTATATTAATCCGAAAACCAATACGGTACTCCTTAAATCTGCTCCGAAAAACAGAACAGAAAGATGGTTATATCATGGTTTACATAGTTTAGATTTTTCGTTTCTTTCAAAAAACCGTCCGTTATGGGATATTATCATGATTTTCTTACTTACAGGCGGAACAATTACTTGTATTACTGCCACAGGTTTGGGAATTAAATTTATAAAACGAAAAACTAGAAAACATCTAAAAAACAAATAA
- the cobI gene encoding precorrin-2 C(20)-methyltransferase, with amino-acid sequence MIKGTIYGVSLGPGDPDLITLKGVKALQNADKIYYPGSLFKDGRKASYSRSILDNYNLDSQKLEGFYLKMDLERAQAKVIYETTFQQILSDYNKGLSIAIVSEGDISTFSSFSYLLEKIQTHNLSINLIPGISSYLHLASESKIPLCLQNEKVVVIPRIQTKEELEEAIANFDTVVLMKIISVVDIITAVIDTQKHNVTYAERLGTNQQFITNNWSTASIRETPYFSLMIIKKINK; translated from the coding sequence ATGATAAAAGGTACAATATACGGTGTTTCTTTAGGTCCTGGTGATCCTGATTTAATTACTTTAAAAGGGGTAAAAGCTTTACAGAACGCAGATAAAATATATTATCCTGGGTCTTTATTTAAAGATGGCAGAAAAGCTAGTTATTCACGCTCAATTTTAGATAACTATAATTTAGATTCACAAAAACTCGAAGGGTTTTATTTAAAAATGGATTTAGAGAGAGCGCAAGCAAAGGTTATTTATGAAACAACCTTTCAACAAATACTTTCTGATTATAACAAAGGATTATCTATAGCAATTGTTAGCGAAGGAGACATTAGTACGTTTAGCTCTTTTTCTTATCTGTTAGAAAAAATACAAACGCATAATTTAAGTATCAATTTAATTCCAGGTATTAGCTCTTACTTGCATTTAGCATCTGAAAGTAAAATACCATTGTGTTTACAAAACGAAAAAGTAGTCGTAATTCCTCGCATACAAACCAAAGAAGAACTAGAAGAGGCTATTGCTAATTTCGACACTGTAGTATTAATGAAAATTATATCGGTTGTTGACATAATTACCGCTGTAATCGATACTCAAAAACATAACGTTACTTATGCCGAACGCTTAGGAACGAATCAACAATTTATAACGAATAACTGGAGTACTGCCAGTATAAGAGAAACACCTTATTTTTCTCTTATGATTATTAAAAAAATAAACAAATGA
- a CDS encoding ferredoxin, producing MGKNIANTTHTFFFCDGGSCQKAGGEKVVREARAYLRNNDLWDTTHTIKTRCNGRCEDAPTCIVSPGEFWYKELTPEKITHIVKGHLNNECPIETELLYKKGWDKQISNNERAPITPKPFELKNDTELGACFITKGFSSDQYLYPLFLYLKENPDGVTLTMTNQNSIEFKDIETLEYSKTHTLELFTKTTCIPLTIAAVPKDNKELQQAKISSTEYFYKKESQQVGIRFKNKFGEVLGKIAFDSIANKGWEYCRKIQLKNAILNLT from the coding sequence ATGGGTAAAAACATCGCCAATACAACACATACTTTTTTCTTCTGCGACGGAGGTTCTTGTCAAAAAGCAGGAGGCGAAAAAGTTGTTAGAGAAGCTAGAGCTTATTTAAGAAATAATGATCTTTGGGATACTACCCATACCATTAAAACGAGATGTAACGGACGATGTGAAGATGCCCCTACCTGTATTGTAAGCCCAGGAGAGTTTTGGTATAAAGAATTAACCCCCGAAAAAATAACGCATATTGTAAAAGGGCATTTAAATAATGAATGCCCTATAGAAACTGAATTATTATATAAAAAAGGATGGGATAAGCAAATTTCTAACAACGAAAGAGCGCCTATAACACCAAAGCCTTTTGAACTAAAAAATGATACAGAATTAGGTGCGTGTTTTATTACCAAAGGGTTTAGTTCAGATCAGTATTTATATCCGTTGTTCTTATACCTTAAAGAAAATCCAGATGGGGTAACTCTTACTATGACAAATCAAAATTCTATTGAGTTTAAAGACATTGAGACGTTAGAATATTCTAAAACACATACACTTGAATTATTTACTAAAACAACTTGTATTCCTTTAACTATTGCAGCTGTACCTAAAGATAATAAGGAGTTACAACAAGCTAAAATTTCGAGTACCGAGTATTTTTATAAAAAGGAATCGCAGCAAGTTGGTATTCGTTTTAAAAATAAATTTGGTGAAGTTTTAGGAAAAATAGCATTCGATTCTATAGCTAATAAAGGCTGGGAATATTGCAGAAAAATACAGTTAAAAAACGCAATTTTAAATTTAACATAA
- a CDS encoding AAA family ATPase yields the protein MHNQPKKYIITGAPGTGKTTLINLLKDTIPCMDEVSRRVIINEQENNSNGMPWEDINRFTELVFKLTSKELLNVSTQVCDRSLLDLEAYLTVANKPIPKYLQEFPYKEVYHKKVFFAPTWFDIYCKDAQRLQEFEYCLTLEKALLEQYTKKGFEIIMLPKTSAVIRTKLILEAMI from the coding sequence ATGCATAACCAACCTAAAAAATATATAATTACCGGTGCTCCTGGTACTGGTAAAACTACTTTAATAAATCTTTTAAAAGATACAATTCCTTGTATGGATGAAGTTTCTAGAAGAGTTATTATTAATGAGCAAGAAAATAATAGCAACGGAATGCCTTGGGAGGATATTAATCGTTTTACAGAACTGGTTTTTAAACTAACGAGTAAAGAGTTATTAAATGTAAGTACTCAAGTTTGTGATAGATCGTTACTAGATTTAGAAGCGTATTTAACGGTAGCAAACAAACCGATACCTAAATATTTACAAGAGTTTCCTTATAAAGAAGTGTATCATAAAAAAGTGTTTTTTGCGCCTACTTGGTTTGATATTTACTGTAAAGATGCACAGAGATTACAAGAGTTTGAGTATTGTTTAACCCTAGAAAAAGCGCTACTGGAACAGTATACCAAAAAAGGATTCGAAATTATTATGCTGCCCAAAACTTCTGCTGTTATTAGAACAAAACTTATTTTAGAAGCTATGATATAA
- a CDS encoding TonB-dependent siderophore receptor, whose protein sequence is MKLKLVFFFLLTTSLLIAQKTKSVQLLNKLNNHPIQFSSILNKNSKKGTTSNTNGFFKITGKPNDKINISYIGYKSVNVLFKNLPSVVYLQPTSFELKSVAISAKRKKSTALNKLQIKNLDAPLTTNSVSSKLIKLRNSNDLGSAVKSATGVRPINRYGGFQTFRIRGFNNFVLLNDGVRDERHNLSTSAPSTNLANVSHIEVLKGPAGVMFGHSALGGIINIVRKKPTDTFSGEFSATYGSFDTYEMSAGMGGPINEKLKYRVDFGLTKSSGWRDYGINTNNASFTLNYTPTEKDFLELSFQTNNDIYDTDTGIPVDENGAIVAGMDPKTRYNDPQDYLKHKRFDLQIKYKHKFNDKVKLSNNLSWSDDDINYLSTEWLVFNTAKDSITRGFPFYFNHTTNTIQNQLDVSYQFKTGKIKHKSIFGNSISFLERKSFRGSIIGPGTKTTISVINPTLNQGDIETVDEKVQIRDEFNSGFYWQNWSDISNQLKVLIGIRYDIFEGNYATDKINADRVLIEEGKKIEIPSTAFSYRAGLVYKPFKNFSVFSSYSNYFKPSRTISPSSQIFDPEKGYQIEGGLKYEKLNKLNITLSSFYILKHNIVERNKVNEYHQIGKADSKGIEFDLAYTPLKNIYIKAGYAFTEAKIRAYDASDSQTKKEGNALPFAPKHLANMWVNYELKDGLGFGIGGNYTSNNYTNSSNSYTLPSYLLLDGAVYYQKNNVRIGLNINNITNKLYFTDAIYDYQFFPGAERNFKVNVSYKF, encoded by the coding sequence ATGAAATTAAAATTAGTATTCTTTTTTTTACTTACTACCAGTTTATTAATTGCGCAGAAAACAAAATCTGTTCAACTTTTAAATAAACTAAACAACCATCCTATTCAGTTTTCATCTATCCTAAATAAAAATTCTAAAAAAGGAACAACCTCAAATACGAACGGTTTTTTTAAAATTACAGGAAAACCGAACGATAAAATTAATATTTCATACATAGGCTATAAATCAGTAAACGTATTATTTAAAAACTTACCGTCAGTCGTTTATTTACAACCTACATCTTTTGAACTAAAAAGCGTAGCCATTTCTGCTAAAAGAAAAAAAAGTACTGCACTAAATAAGCTTCAAATAAAAAACTTAGACGCCCCCTTAACAACAAATAGTGTAAGTTCTAAATTAATTAAACTTAGAAATTCTAATGATTTAGGGAGTGCAGTTAAAAGTGCTACTGGGGTTAGACCTATAAACAGGTATGGTGGTTTTCAAACATTTAGAATTAGAGGTTTTAATAATTTTGTATTATTAAACGACGGTGTAAGAGACGAGCGTCATAACCTTTCAACAAGTGCACCTAGTACTAACTTAGCAAATGTTAGCCATATTGAAGTACTTAAAGGCCCTGCTGGTGTTATGTTCGGACACTCTGCTTTAGGTGGTATTATAAATATAGTGCGAAAAAAACCAACCGATACTTTTTCTGGAGAGTTTAGTGCTACTTATGGTTCTTTTGATACCTATGAAATGTCTGCTGGTATGGGCGGGCCAATTAATGAAAAACTAAAATATAGAGTAGATTTTGGGCTTACTAAATCTAGTGGTTGGAGAGATTATGGTATAAATACCAACAATGCTTCTTTTACGCTTAATTATACGCCTACTGAAAAGGATTTCTTAGAACTATCTTTTCAAACAAATAACGATATATACGATACCGATACAGGTATTCCGGTTGATGAAAATGGAGCTATTGTAGCAGGAATGGATCCGAAAACAAGGTATAACGATCCGCAAGATTATTTAAAACACAAACGTTTTGACTTACAGATTAAATACAAGCATAAGTTTAATGATAAGGTAAAATTAAGTAATAATTTATCGTGGTCTGATGATGATATAAACTATTTATCTACAGAATGGTTGGTTTTTAATACCGCTAAAGATTCTATAACTAGAGGGTTTCCTTTTTACTTTAACCACACAACGAATACGATTCAGAATCAATTAGATGTAAGTTATCAATTTAAGACAGGAAAAATAAAGCACAAATCTATTTTTGGTAATTCTATAAGCTTTTTAGAAAGAAAATCATTTAGAGGAAGTATAATTGGTCCAGGTACAAAAACTACTATTTCAGTAATAAATCCGACTCTAAATCAAGGGGATATAGAAACTGTTGATGAAAAAGTGCAAATAAGAGATGAGTTTAATAGTGGTTTTTATTGGCAAAACTGGTCAGACATTTCTAATCAACTTAAAGTTTTAATTGGTATTCGTTATGATATTTTTGAAGGTAACTATGCTACTGATAAAATTAATGCAGATAGAGTTTTAATTGAAGAAGGTAAAAAAATAGAAATTCCTTCAACCGCTTTTAGCTATAGAGCTGGTTTGGTATATAAACCTTTTAAAAACTTTAGTGTTTTCTCATCATACTCAAACTATTTTAAACCTTCTAGAACGATATCACCAAGTAGTCAAATTTTTGATCCTGAAAAAGGATATCAAATAGAAGGAGGTCTTAAATATGAAAAACTGAATAAACTAAATATTACTTTATCGAGCTTTTATATTTTAAAACATAATATCGTAGAAAGAAATAAGGTTAATGAATACCACCAAATTGGAAAGGCTGACTCTAAAGGAATAGAGTTTGATTTAGCATACACCCCACTAAAAAACATATATATAAAAGCTGGATACGCTTTTACAGAAGCTAAAATACGTGCTTATGATGCAAGCGATTCACAAACAAAAAAAGAAGGCAATGCATTACCTTTTGCGCCAAAACATTTGGCAAATATGTGGGTTAACTATGAGCTAAAAGATGGTTTAGGTTTTGGTATTGGTGGTAATTATACCAGTAATAATTATACGAATTCTAGTAACTCATATACATTACCTTCATACTTATTACTTGATGGTGCTGTTTATTATCAAAAAAATAATGTGCGAATAGGTTTAAATATAAATAACATTACCAATAAATTATATTTTACTGATGCTATTTATGATTATCAGTTCTTCCCTGGTGCTGAAAGAAATTTTAAAGTAAACGTAAGCTATAAATTTTAA
- a CDS encoding sirohydrochlorin chelatase, whose translation MKKGILLCGHGSRTKTGTDSFKELVAILQARYTDYEVDYGFLEFNHPVYEASIERMYQKGIREIYALPIILFAGSHAKNDIPYEMNTIQSYYSDLTIKMGKHLGVNSFLLELAQKRVLEEESKHTPMDRKEVCLMVVGRGTTDTDANSDVHKLACMLGEGMGFGFTTVSYSGTAYPTVTKSLELTSKMEFKRTIAIPFFFFTGILLERIYNEIRTFSATSPHEYVYTKAFGSDELILKAFDERLDETINGTANMNCQLCKYRKQIVGLESEVGKEQIGHHLGVKGVLFEEDEKVGQKNSVFTKIKKGLGI comes from the coding sequence ATGAAAAAAGGAATTTTACTTTGCGGACATGGTAGTAGAACCAAAACAGGAACTGATTCTTTTAAAGAATTAGTTGCCATACTACAAGCTCGTTATACAGATTATGAAGTAGATTATGGATTTTTAGAATTTAACCATCCTGTTTATGAAGCTTCTATTGAGCGTATGTATCAAAAAGGAATTCGTGAAATTTATGCGTTACCTATCATTCTTTTTGCAGGTTCACATGCTAAGAATGATATTCCGTATGAAATGAATACCATACAAAGCTATTATAGTGATTTAACTATAAAAATGGGAAAACACCTTGGTGTGAATTCATTTTTATTAGAATTAGCACAAAAAAGAGTTTTGGAAGAAGAAAGTAAACATACACCGATGGATAGAAAAGAGGTGTGCTTAATGGTTGTAGGTAGAGGAACAACCGATACTGACGCCAACTCTGATGTTCATAAATTAGCTTGTATGTTAGGTGAAGGTATGGGCTTTGGCTTTACAACAGTATCCTACAGTGGTACCGCCTACCCTACTGTTACTAAAAGTTTAGAACTTACAAGTAAAATGGAATTTAAACGTACGATTGCAATTCCTTTTTTCTTTTTTACAGGTATTCTGTTAGAACGTATTTATAATGAGATTAGAACATTTAGTGCTACTTCTCCTCATGAATATGTGTATACCAAAGCCTTTGGTAGCGATGAGTTAATCTTAAAAGCTTTTGATGAGCGCTTAGATGAAACTATTAACGGTACGGCAAATATGAATTGTCAATTGTGTAAATACAGAAAACAAATTGTTGGTTTAGAATCGGAAGTAGGAAAAGAACAAATCGGTCACCATTTAGGTGTAAAAGGTGTTTTGTTTGAAGAAGATGAAAAAGTTGGTCAAAAAAACAGCGTATTTACTAAAATTAAAAAAGGTTTAGGAATATGA